The sequence below is a genomic window from Coffea arabica cultivar ET-39 chromosome 8e, Coffea Arabica ET-39 HiFi, whole genome shotgun sequence.
CATTAACGGAAGAGTGTAGTGCATTGATTAAGAATAAACTCCCTCCTAAATTGAAAGATCCGGGAAGCTTTTCTATTCCTTGCACTATTGgtcaattgcatttttctaatgCTTTATGTGATTTAGGTGCAAGTGTGTCACTTATGCCGTTATCGGTTGCCCGGAGATTGGGACTTCAAGAGCTAAAAGCTACCAATATTACATTGCAATTGGCGGATCGGTCAATCACACGTCCCACGGGTATTTTGGAAAATGTGCTCATAAAGGTAAGACAATCTATAATACCTGTGGATTTTGTTGTCTTAGATATTGAAGAAGATGTGAGAatgccaattattctaggacGACCGTTTTTAGCCACTGCACGAACTATAATTGATGTAGAAAAAGGTAAGCTTATATTACGGGTTAATGGTGAGGAATTGGAATTCAATTTGGATAATAAAGAAGGGAGTATAGAGCCTACTGCTCTTGTTTCTAATATGCCATATGATGAAAAGGTTAACCAAGAAAGGACCGAAGaagttaaatttataaatgCCCTTGGTACTAACTTTCATGGTGTAGGAACAAAGGAGGAGAAGataaggatggaagttggcttaataaattcgccattccatgaagaaaatggtgaaaagtTGAGCCAATTCAGAAAAGACAAGCAAAATCCACTCCAAGGTGAAGTTGAGCCTCTCTATGACAAGTCTAATATTCCTCCTTGGCATTTGAGGAAATTGGACTATGAAGATCAAAGCATGGTTCACCACATGGTGGATTGGCTCGGGAGTTTCGACCCATGGGGAGAAAATCGCTCCCTAATGCTCTAAAGTGATTCAACTCTttcagtcgagccaacgactataaacaaaagcgctaattgggaggcaacccaatgtttatgttatttgtgttaattttttgtgatttttagacTTAAATAAgtgttttagttaatttgttgtttttgtgtTATAGGGTTggcaaatggaagcaagaatgacCATTTGAGGTGAAAAGGGCAAACTTTGATCAAgcaactcaacccctcgatttacgttaaaggtgtttttgattcattataaaggggtaaaatgcatgtttttaatgttttacatttGTTCCAGCCATTAAAAttggcaaacaaatgatctatgatgcattttgagtcattggggtaccttttgtaattttttaaaagttgaaattctgctaaaaatcgaagcagaaaacgcgttttccaagaaaacgcgactccaagtcgcgtttctcagaatcgcgttttcaattctgcgccTGCAGaaaagaaaacgcgccttcaaaacgcgacctaaagtcgcgttttaatggaagtcgcgttttcaagcCTGGATCAAGACTCAAAAGCGCGACTTCAGAAACGCGACTCAAAGTCGCGTTTTCCATCACAGTCGCGTTTTCATTCCTGCAAGATTTGTGCAGGAAACGCGACTTCAAAAACGcgagttgaaggcgcgtttttatTCGCGTTTTCCGTATCTGAATATAGCCTTCAGAAACGCGATttcagcctttcttcttcacttctccaatttttccagccgcgtttttccctcttccttctacccaactcacaaattttcatttatactccatAATCTTGCTAGAAAT
It includes:
- the LOC140012632 gene encoding uncharacterized protein — protein: MKEVIRDVTQVQFVNNYNRNAPNNPYSNTYNPGWRNHPNFGWKDQGNQQRPTNPPGFQPRQPQAETKPSWEIAVEKLAKVTSDRFERVEGRLDQLAGMYRNLEVQIGQIANVINNRNPGELPSGEKDKKQAIEGEQESQNDHVIIDIDALHPKLNSNVIPFPHRLKKDGQDREFEKFFKMFKQLHINIPFIDAITQIPSYARFLKDIMSKKRKIVDNEMIALTEECSALIKNKLPPKLKDPGSFSIPCTIGQLHFSNALCDLGASVSLMPLSVARRLGLQELKATNITLQLADRSITRPTGILENVLIKVRQSIIPVDFVVLDIEEDVRMPIILGRPFLATARTIIDVEKGKLILRVNGEELEFNLDNKEGSIEPTALVSNMPYDEKVNQERTEEVKFINALENGEKLSQFRKDKQNPLQGEVEPLYDKSNIPPWHLRKLDYEDQSMVHHMVDWLGSFDPWGENRSLML